A part of Capsicum annuum cultivar UCD-10X-F1 chromosome 6, UCD10Xv1.1, whole genome shotgun sequence genomic DNA contains:
- the LOC124899562 gene encoding uncharacterized protein LOC124899562, producing the protein MFPESWECKCEAISEAHNMDTLTMDDLIENLKMYELKKNQEREIIRVTKKNNLVLKATKKVDFEPENLAVMTMRSQKMLRRSLNSQNRNQVLINYEKKNHVQVCHKCDSPKHFIKFCPLWTVDHKKNNQEKSKEKKKYLVLLSHKIMTKCEADVAVKRVLDKMGKSSNEFEDEEPQNQSLLAMMEFDDKDPLALVAIADSNGEQ; encoded by the coding sequence ATGTTTCCGGAGTCATGGGAATGTAAGTGTGAAGCTATATCTGAGGCTCATAACATGGACACACTAACTATGGATGATCTCATCGAAAACTTGAAAATGTATGAgcttaagaaaaatcaagaacgtGAAATTATTAGGgtcacaaagaaaaataatttggtTCTAAAAGCTACTAAAAAGGTAGATTTTGAACCTGAGAATTTGGCAGTCATGACTATGAGATCTCAAAAGATGTTGAGGAGGAGCCTGAATTCGCAAAATAGGAACCAggttttgataaattatgaaaagaaaaatcatGTTCAAGTGTGTCACAAGTGTGACAGTCCTAAACACTTCATCAAATTTTGTCCTTTATGGACAGtagatcacaagaaaaataaccaagaaaaatctaaggaaaaaaagaAGTACCTGGTTCTTTTATCCCACAAAATAATGACAAAATGTGAAGCTGATGTTGCTGTTAAAAGGGTTCTTGATAAAATGGGAAAATCTTCTAATGAATTTGAAGATGAAGAACCACAAAATCAATCACTACTGGCTATGATGGAATTTGATGATAAGGACCCTCTAGCACTTGTCGCAATTGCTGACTCAAATGGTGAACAATAG